CAGATAAACTAGGGTTTCTAGTTTGGGGAGAATGCGCTGCGAGTCCATCTTATAGTGAGGATGCTGCAGCACGGTTAATGAAGGAATGGGTTGAAATTGTTGAAAGAGACTATAATCACCCATCAATAGTTGCTTGGGTACCGCTAAATGAAAGCTGGGGTATTCCTAATGTTAGAGATAACCGTCAGCAGCAACATCATTCTTTAGCAATGTACCATTTAATTCATTCAATTGATCCAACTAGACTTGTTATTTCAAATGATGGCTGGGAATTAACAAAATCAGATATAGTAGCAGTTCATAATTATAATCATGGAAATAAAGATGAAGGTTTAAAATACGAGAGATTTCTAGAGGAACTAGCTACGGAAGATGCTATTCTTTCATCAATGCCAGCAAAAAGATCAATATTTGCAAACGGATTTGATTATGAAGGTGAGCCGATATTATTAACAGAATTTGGAGGGATAGGCTACAAAGTTGGGGCTGATGCAGGATGGGGATACACATCAGTAGCAAATGAACATGATTTTATTAATGATTATTCAAGAGTTATGAAAGCAGTGTATAGTTCTAAAATTCTGCATGGGTATTGCTACACACAATTAACAGATGTTGAACAAGAGATAAATGGATTACTAACTTATAACCGTGAACCTAAATGCGATTTAAAAGAAATTAAGAAGATAAATGATATGTGGCATTTAGAAATTGTTAAGTAATAGATTCTATTCTGAGATTAATAATGTATATTTTGAATGAACTTGAGAATAAGGTTAGCATTTCTTGTCAAAAAATTATTCCCTTCATTTTAATTATTTGTATGATTGTAATTCGTTTTTATATCTTTCTACTAATTAATAATAATAATTCAACTAGACGTCCATTAACGATTTATAAACATATTTTGAGATAAAGTAAGAGATTCAATAGAAATTGGAAGTAACCTTTGGAGGAATTCGGATGGATTTATCACCTTTAAGAAAAAAATTCTCTGATATATTTGCTATAACTCATACACGATATTTCTTTGCCCCTGGTCGAATAAATTTAATTGGAGAACATACCGATTATAACGGTGGAAATGTGTTTCCATGTGCTATTACATTCGGGACTTATGGACTGGCAAGAAAAAGAGAAGATAATTTGGTAAAGCTGTATTCAATGAATTTCCCAGAAAGTGGGATTATTGAATTCAGCCTCCAGGATTTAAATTATAATGAAGAACACAATTGGGCGAACTATCCTAAAGGAATAATTAAGTTCCTTTTAGAGGACAACTACAAGATTAATTCTGGTGTAGACATTTTATATTACGGTAATATTCCCAGTGGAGCTGGATTGTCATCATCAGCATCAATTGAACTAGTAACAGGTGTGATAGTAGATTCTTTGTTTGAGCTAAATTTGGATCGCCTACATTTGGTAAGGCTTGGTAAAAAGGTTGAAAATGAATTTATAGGTGTAAATAGTGGGATTATGGATCAATTTGCAATTGGAATGGGCTCAAAAGGTTGTGGAATCCTTCTAGATTGCCAAACACTAAAATATGAGTATGCACCCGTTCATCTAGAAAATCACCATCTTATTATCATGAATTCGAATAAAAGGCGAGAATTAGTAAGCTCTAAGTATAATGAGCGTAGAGATGAGTGTCAACAGGCACTCGCTGATATACAAAAACATATAGAGATAGAATCATTAGGACAATTGTCAGAACAAGAGTTTGAAGTACTTAAAAATACGATTAAAAATGAAACAGTTAGAAAAAGAGCAAAACATGCTGTTTATGAAAATCATCGTACATTAAAAGCTTTAAATGAATTAAAGAATAATAATTTAAAAGAATTTGGGGAACTGATGAACCAATCACATATATCTTTGCGTGATGATTATGAAGTTACGGGAATGGAGCTTGATACTCTAGTAGAAGTTGCTTGGCAACAACCAGGTGTAATTGGTGCTAGAATGACGGGAGCAGGTTTTGGCGGTTGTGCAATTGCGATTGTAGAGAAAGAAGGTACTGAAGAATTTATTGAAAATGTTGGTATGGCTTACAAACAGAAAATAGGATATGAAGCATATTTTTATATCGCCGGTATTGGTGATGGTGCGAAAGAAATTACAATGGAGGTTCTGCAATGAGTATTCTAGTTCTTGGAGGTGCTGGGTATATTGGCTCCCACGCTGTGTATCAATTAATTGATCAAAAATATGATGTTGTTGTCGTTGATAATCTTCAAACAGGTCACCGAAAAGCAATCCATCCAAATGCTAAATTCTATTATGGAGATATTCGTGACAAAAGTTTTTTACAGAAGGTTTTTGAAAATGAGAAAATAGAAGGGGTTTTACATTTTGCTGCTAGCTCTTTAGTGGGGGAATCTATGATCCAGCCTATAAAATATTTTGATAATAATGTTTATGGAACTCAAGTATTACTTGATGTCATGGTCGAGTTCGGTGTAAAAAATATTGTTTTCTCTTCAACAGCTGCGACGTATGGTGAACAAGAAATTATGCCAATTACGGAAGAAATGAATACAGTTCCTACAAATGCTTATGGAGAAACAAAGTTAATGATGGAGAAACTAATGAAATGGTGTGATATTGCCCATGATATCAAATTTGTTTCTCTAAGATATTTTAATGTTGCTGGTGCTCGACTAACAGGAGAGATTGGTGAAGATCATAATCCAGAAACCCATTTAATTCCTTTAGTACTTCAAGTGGCATTAAATCAGCGCGAATTTATTTCAATTTTTGGGGACGATTATGATACAAATGATGGAACTTGTATCCGAGATTATATCCACGTTGAAGATTTAATTAATGCACACATTCTTTCATTACAATATTTGCAAAATGGTGGAGCAAGCAATATTTTCAATCTTGGAAGTAGCCAAGGCTATTCTGTAATAGATATTATTGAATCTGCAAGAGAGGTCACTGGACATGAAATCCCTACTAAAATAGTTGAACGAAGAGCGGGTGACCCTAGTAAGTTAATTGCATCCTCTACCAAAGCAATTGAAGTATTAGGTTGGCAACCTAAACATGCCTCAATCAAGCAGATCATTCAAGATGCTTGGAACTGGCATCGATCACATATTGATGGATACAATGACTAGGGGTGATTAACTATGAATATCTATGCTTCGATCCAGGGACTGTTGCATCAAGTTATTTCAGTAGAATTAATTCCTTCAGAAGATGAGATTTACTCCCGAAACAAAATCATGAGCCTATTAGCTTTGGATGCATTTCCTAATCAAGTGACCTTTGATAGGAATAAGGATATTCCAGATTTTCTAGAAGAAATTGCTTACTATGCAATAAATGAGGGGTTTATTAAGAATCAGACTGATGAAATAGAGATTTTTTTAAGTGAATTGATGGATATATTTTTACCAAGACCCTCAGACTTGAATAATAGGTTTTATCAAAAATATTCAAAAGATCCAATAACAGCTACTAATTATTTTTATAAATTTAGCCAAGATAGCAATTATATCAAAACGAAAGATATATCTAAAAATATTAGCTATAAAGTCAATACTAATTATGGTGAATTAGATATCACAATAAACTTATCTAAGCCTGAGAAAGATCCAGTGCAAATTGCTTTTGAACGTAAATTGAAACCATCAACTTCTACCTACCCAAAATGTCTTTTATGTATCGAAAACGAAGGATATAGTGGAAGAATTGGACATCCTGCTCGTTCAAACCATCGAATGGTTCGCGTAGAAATAAATGACGAGAAATGGTTATTACAATACTCACCTTATGTTTATTACAATGAACATTGCATCCTTTTAGCTAATACTCACCGTGAAATGAAAATAGATCGTGAAACTTTTACTAGATTACTAGACTTCATAGAAAAGTTTCCTCATTATTTCATTGGGTCAAATGCTGATTTACCAATCGTAGGAGGATCTATTCTCTCGCATGATCATTATCAAGGTGGAAATTATGAGTTTGCGATGGCAAAAGCAGTAGATGAATATGAATTTAAGATGGAAAGTTTTCCGTTAATATCTGCCTCAATTCTTAAATGGCCAGTGTCTGTCATACGTCTTAGAGGAGTAAATAAAAGCGACCTTATCAGTGCATCAGAGTATATCTTGAATAAGTGGAAGAACTATAGCGATCCTGAAGTTAATATTGTCGCGTATACAGGAGAAGTTCGCCATAATACAATTACTCCGATAGCTCGTATTAAAAATAAGAACGAATTTGAAATCGACCTAGTATTACGTAATAACAGAACAAATGAAGAGCATCCAATGGGAATCTTTCACCCTCATGAGGATGTTCACCATATTAAAAAAGAGAATATTGGTTTAATAGAAGTGATGGGATTAGCTGTCCTCCCCGCTAGGCTCGATCGAGAAATTACTGAAATTGAGAAATATTTACTTGGACAAGCAAATGAAATAGAGCCCTACCACTTAGCTTGGGTCGAGGATATGAAAAAACGTTACGTAGGAAAAATTTCAACTCAAACAGTGTCTGAAATAGTTCGGAATGAATTAGGTAGAAAATTTCTAAGCGCACTAGAAGATGCTGGAGTATATAAGTGGGATCAAAAAGGATTAGAAGCATTCAGACGATTTATTGATATATTATGATAAATAGGAGTTAAAATCATGAGAGGATATAAGGAGAAGTTTGGAGAGTTAAATGGGTATACAATTTCAGCATATACAATAATAAATTCTCATGGAATGAAAGTAATCTGTTTAGATTATGGATGCATAATTAACAAAATCATAGTTCCTGATAAATATGGAAAGTTTGAAAATGTCGTTCTTGGGTTTGATTCAATTAATGAATATGTTGAACAGTCCCCTTATTTTGGAGCGGTAATTGGGCGAGTAGCAGGAAGGATTAATAAAGCTAATTTTGAATTAAATAATCAGGTTTATCAACTTGCTATTAATAATAAGAGTAATCATCTTCATGGTGGTCTTAAAGGTTTTGACAAGGTTATATGGAATACAGAGATGATAGAAAATAAAGATAATATTAGTTTAGTATTTACTTATCAAAGTCCAGATGGTGAAGAAGGTTATCCAGGGAATATAGATATGAAGGTTGTCTATACTCTAAACAATAAAAATGAGTTAAATATAACTTATGAAGGAAAATCCGATCAAAGAACATTGTTAAATGTAACAAATCATTCTTATTTTAATTTATCAGGTGATTTAAAAAGAGATGTTTTAAATCACACCTTAAAACTTAAAAGTAAACGCTTTGTGGAACTTGATCATGATTTAATTCCAACCGGAAGATTAGTAGATGTTGATAATACACCATTTGATTTTACAGTAGGTAGGAAATTGATTGATGGAGTAGAATCTTCCCATCCTCAAAATATTTTAGCAGGAAATGGATATGATCACCCCTTTCTTTTAGAGGAAAATGATACTGAGCAGATTATACTTAGTGATGAAGAAAATGGTCGTGTACTAATGATTGAAACGAATCAACCTGGGGTAGTTCTTTATACTGGAACACAACTTTTAAATGATTTCACAATCAGAAGCATTCAATCTAGAAAGTATCTGGGACTTTGTTTAGAGACTCAAGGACTTCCTGACTCTATTCATCACGATAACTTCCCATCCTGTATAATTGAAAAGGATGAGGATTATCATGCTTTTACTAAGTTATCGTTTTTAATTAATAAGTAAAAAAATTATGAAAACGTGTAGGTTATCTACACGTTTTTTAAAATTTGTTTACTTATTTATTTAGTTATTCTACGTCAAAACCAGCAGCTTTCCACGCAGCAGTACCACCATCGATATATGCAACATCAGTGAATCCCATTTTTTTCAGTAAATATGCTCCTAAAGATGCTTGGCCACCTGCACCACATGTAACAAGAACAGGACGGTTTCGATCTGCTAATTTAGGCTCGCGTAAATGATCTGGTAATTCTAAATCAGCACGGATTGGTAGCATTCCAAGTGAGATATTCAAACTGCTTGGTATTAATCCGCATGCACCTGCATCAGCTGCGTCTTGAACATCAATTACTAATGTTTCAGGATTAGAATTAATTTTTTTACGAGCATCCGCTGAACTGATTCCTTGTACATTGTCACGTGCTTCTGCAACCATTTGTTTAAAAGTAATTGCCATTATTACTCCTCCAATATAATGAATTTAGAAATCCCTAAATTTGGAAATCTCATCTATACAATACACCGAAAGTCTTGTGCAATTCAAATTGATGGAGCAATTCATAGAATTTATAGGAAAAAAGTAATAAAAAATTAAAAATAAAACAAGGGAAATTATTTTATGTGCAGAAATTATTTATAGTTAAATTATTTTTACATACTAAAATTGAGCGTTGAAAGAAGGAGTAAATATGCCAGAAACATATAAATTCAAAACAACAGATCAGCATTTGCATGCATCATTTAGTAACGAATATGATCCAATTCAAATTATTCGTTCTGGTGATTCGATTGAATTTGATACGATTGATATCGGGTGGGGTTATTCGCATCAAAATGGAGAAAGAGTAAGATTCGAGTCAAGAGAGAAGGAAAAAGAATGGGGTCATCCTATGATTGGTCCAATTTTTGTAGAAGGTGCTAAACCGGGGATGACACTTGAAATTAAAATAAACGAATTAAAAGCTGGCTGGTACGGATGGAATTGTGCAGGTGGTAAAAAGAATTGGCAAAATAATGCATTAGGTATTTCTGAAGAATTAGAAGTGACTTTAAATTGGCTAATCAATGAAGAAAACAATACAGCGAAAACTAAAATCAGAGATAAGGAAGTTTCGGTACCATTAGTACCATTTTTAGGTGTCCTAGGTACTGCGCCTTCTGAATCAGGTGTTCATTCGACTATACCACCGAGATATTGTGGAGGAAATATCGACTGTAAGGAGTTGGTTGAAGGTAGTACTTTGTATTTACCTATAGCTGTTGAAGGAGCACTTTTTTCTGCGGGTGATGGACACGCGGCACAAGGTGATGGTGAAGTATCTGGTCAAGCGATCGAATCTCCATTTGATAAAGTGAATCTAACTCTTAGAGTAAGAGAAGACATGCAGATTAATATGCCACGAGCTAACACACCAGCAGGGTGGCTTACATTTGGCTTTGATGAAGACTTAAATATAGCAACTAAAACTGCATTAAACGGTATGGTCGAGTTAATTCAAGAGCTATATGCTATTGAAAAAACAGAGGCAGTTGCTTTAGCTAGCGTTTGTGTTGATTTGAGAATAACTCAAATTGTTAACCAAGTTAAGGGTGTCCATGCTGTTTTGCCTCATAATATTAATATCACTTCAATTTATTAAAATGAATAGATTTGAAAATTGGAGGTTAATAAAATGCCTTTTTGTACTTTAAATAATATTGACATAAACTACGAAATAATTGGAGAAGGAAAACCAATCGTTATGATTCATGGGTTTACTCCAGACTCAAGGTTAATGCAAGGGTGCATGGAACCGATTTTTACTAAGAAAAACGGTTATAAAAGGATTTACTTTGACCTTCCAGGTATGGGGAAAACAAAGGGCGGAACAAACATTAATACGACAGATGATATGCTGAACATCGTCATAAAATTTATTGATACGATCATACCAGGTCAATCATTTTTATTAGCCGGGGAATCTTACGGGGGATATTTAGCAAGAGGAATAATTGCTAATAGACCTGAAAAAGTCAAAGGTGCAGTATTTATTTGCCCTATGATTATTCCACAATTTGAGAAAAGGTCGTTACCAAGCCATAACGTAATAGTAGAAGATAAAAATTTTTTAAATCAATTAAATGAACTTGAGGAAACTGATTTTCGTTCAAATAATGTAATTCTAGACGAGAAAACTTGGGTTCGCTATAAAGAGGAAATTGTTAGCGGATGTACAATCGCTGATCAAGAATTTTTATCTAAAATTAGGAATAACTACGGATTTTCATTTGAAATAGATAAAATTAAGTTCAATGAACCTAGTCTATTTTTAGTAGGTTTACAAGACTCGGTCGTTGGCTATAAAGACGCATTTACTATTCTTGAAAATTATCCAAGAGCATCATTTGCAATTTTAGATAAAGCTGGCCATAATCTACAAATAGAACAAGCGAAACTATTCAACTCGCTGATCAATGAATGGTTAGACAGAGTATTAGAAGCAGAAGAAGGACGTACTTTTACTTAAGATTAGGCTACCCTGAAAATTAACTTTAAAAAAGGCAACACAAAATAAAAAATGCCACGAAATATTCGTGGCATTTACTTGACGTAGTCTTTTTTCAACAGCGATAAAGGGCTATCAATTGATAGCCCTTTATCTATATCATTATTTTTAATTA
This genomic interval from Gottfriedia acidiceleris contains the following:
- a CDS encoding galactokinase encodes the protein MDLSPLRKKFSDIFAITHTRYFFAPGRINLIGEHTDYNGGNVFPCAITFGTYGLARKREDNLVKLYSMNFPESGIIEFSLQDLNYNEEHNWANYPKGIIKFLLEDNYKINSGVDILYYGNIPSGAGLSSSASIELVTGVIVDSLFELNLDRLHLVRLGKKVENEFIGVNSGIMDQFAIGMGSKGCGILLDCQTLKYEYAPVHLENHHLIIMNSNKRRELVSSKYNERRDECQQALADIQKHIEIESLGQLSEQEFEVLKNTIKNETVRKRAKHAVYENHRTLKALNELKNNNLKEFGELMNQSHISLRDDYEVTGMELDTLVEVAWQQPGVIGARMTGAGFGGCAIAIVEKEGTEEFIENVGMAYKQKIGYEAYFYIAGIGDGAKEITMEVLQ
- the galE gene encoding UDP-glucose 4-epimerase GalE — encoded protein: MSILVLGGAGYIGSHAVYQLIDQKYDVVVVDNLQTGHRKAIHPNAKFYYGDIRDKSFLQKVFENEKIEGVLHFAASSLVGESMIQPIKYFDNNVYGTQVLLDVMVEFGVKNIVFSSTAATYGEQEIMPITEEMNTVPTNAYGETKLMMEKLMKWCDIAHDIKFVSLRYFNVAGARLTGEIGEDHNPETHLIPLVLQVALNQREFISIFGDDYDTNDGTCIRDYIHVEDLINAHILSLQYLQNGGASNIFNLGSSQGYSVIDIIESAREVTGHEIPTKIVERRAGDPSKLIASSTKAIEVLGWQPKHASIKQIIQDAWNWHRSHIDGYND
- the galT gene encoding UDP-glucose--hexose-1-phosphate uridylyltransferase → MNIYASIQGLLHQVISVELIPSEDEIYSRNKIMSLLALDAFPNQVTFDRNKDIPDFLEEIAYYAINEGFIKNQTDEIEIFLSELMDIFLPRPSDLNNRFYQKYSKDPITATNYFYKFSQDSNYIKTKDISKNISYKVNTNYGELDITINLSKPEKDPVQIAFERKLKPSTSTYPKCLLCIENEGYSGRIGHPARSNHRMVRVEINDEKWLLQYSPYVYYNEHCILLANTHREMKIDRETFTRLLDFIEKFPHYFIGSNADLPIVGGSILSHDHYQGGNYEFAMAKAVDEYEFKMESFPLISASILKWPVSVIRLRGVNKSDLISASEYILNKWKNYSDPEVNIVAYTGEVRHNTITPIARIKNKNEFEIDLVLRNNRTNEEHPMGIFHPHEDVHHIKKENIGLIEVMGLAVLPARLDREITEIEKYLLGQANEIEPYHLAWVEDMKKRYVGKISTQTVSEIVRNELGRKFLSALEDAGVYKWDQKGLEAFRRFIDIL
- a CDS encoding aldose epimerase family protein: MRGYKEKFGELNGYTISAYTIINSHGMKVICLDYGCIINKIIVPDKYGKFENVVLGFDSINEYVEQSPYFGAVIGRVAGRINKANFELNNQVYQLAINNKSNHLHGGLKGFDKVIWNTEMIENKDNISLVFTYQSPDGEEGYPGNIDMKVVYTLNNKNELNITYEGKSDQRTLLNVTNHSYFNLSGDLKRDVLNHTLKLKSKRFVELDHDLIPTGRLVDVDNTPFDFTVGRKLIDGVESSHPQNILAGNGYDHPFLLEENDTEQIILSDEENGRVLMIETNQPGVVLYTGTQLLNDFTIRSIQSRKYLGLCLETQGLPDSIHHDNFPSCIIEKDEDYHAFTKLSFLINK
- a CDS encoding rhodanese-like domain-containing protein, with the protein product MAITFKQMVAEARDNVQGISSADARKKINSNPETLVIDVQDAADAGACGLIPSSLNISLGMLPIRADLELPDHLREPKLADRNRPVLVTCGAGGQASLGAYLLKKMGFTDVAYIDGGTAAWKAAGFDVE
- a CDS encoding acetamidase/formamidase family protein; protein product: MPETYKFKTTDQHLHASFSNEYDPIQIIRSGDSIEFDTIDIGWGYSHQNGERVRFESREKEKEWGHPMIGPIFVEGAKPGMTLEIKINELKAGWYGWNCAGGKKNWQNNALGISEELEVTLNWLINEENNTAKTKIRDKEVSVPLVPFLGVLGTAPSESGVHSTIPPRYCGGNIDCKELVEGSTLYLPIAVEGALFSAGDGHAAQGDGEVSGQAIESPFDKVNLTLRVREDMQINMPRANTPAGWLTFGFDEDLNIATKTALNGMVELIQELYAIEKTEAVALASVCVDLRITQIVNQVKGVHAVLPHNINITSIY
- a CDS encoding alpha/beta fold hydrolase, giving the protein MPFCTLNNIDINYEIIGEGKPIVMIHGFTPDSRLMQGCMEPIFTKKNGYKRIYFDLPGMGKTKGGTNINTTDDMLNIVIKFIDTIIPGQSFLLAGESYGGYLARGIIANRPEKVKGAVFICPMIIPQFEKRSLPSHNVIVEDKNFLNQLNELEETDFRSNNVILDEKTWVRYKEEIVSGCTIADQEFLSKIRNNYGFSFEIDKIKFNEPSLFLVGLQDSVVGYKDAFTILENYPRASFAILDKAGHNLQIEQAKLFNSLINEWLDRVLEAEEGRTFT